The segment GGccacctctgcctgccctccttggcagggagggctgggtgGGGGTTGATGCTGactccagctctgagccctgccaggagctccctgggTCTCCTCTGCTGGGCAGACACGGGGCAGTGAGATGGAGCCTCACAGGACATGTGGGGGGCTGGAAGGCACTTGATGACAGCAGCCCCTGAACCCCTTGACCCCCTGGCTGGAGCTCTGGTCATGGTCCTCAGTGCCTTCACGTCTTGtccctggggagaggcagggtgAGGGGGAGTCTCTGCTGAGGACAGAGGCCCCCCCACGCCCCACCACTCACTGCTGTGACAGGTTGAGGTCTGGCCAAGCCCCCACAAaggccagctgctgctccagctccgcGATGCGCAGACCAATGTATCCCGAGGACAGCAGCAAGGCCACCATGCTGAGGACAGGCCAGCGTCAgccagggggcacaggggggcaacggggagcaggagcagtgccacGGCCAGGCTCCTGTGTGCTCCCCCTGGGGAGGGGTGTCTGAGGGGAAATGCAGGAATCCCGGcctgccagtgccaccctggAGAGGCTGTGCAGGGTTCAGTAGGGATGGGGACTCACAGCAGCAGGtagatgaggatgatgatgttGAGAGGGCTCAGCTGGGGTTTTATCCGGGACCAAAGTGCAGTTGCCTTGGCCCAGAGCACAGTGTGGGGTCCCCCTGCCAGGACAAGGCAGTGTTAGCAGCACTAAGAGTCCGTGCTCGGCTCCGCCAGGGGGTAAACCCCCAGGATCGTCCCCCTGTCCCAAGCCCCCTGACCCACCCCAGAGGCCACGTGTCTCTGCTGAGGGCACCCATTCGCTGCTGCTGGGAACCAGCAGGGCCACCTCGTCATCCTCGTCCTCCGCTTGCCTCGATCTCGGGTTTGGCTCATCTGCAGGTGACCAGGAGACACTCGATGAATAACCCAGGGAGGGGTCTAGGTGTCCTGAGGGCACACGGGGCCAAAAAGAGCCGATCCTGcactccctggagctgtgggagatACTTGTCGGGGGTGGGGGCGAGGGCCACGTGTGTccggggaggaggagcagagcccagagctgtcagTGGGGCACGGATGCGGGCAGGGACAcaagcagggctgtgagcatGCAGGGGGTGCACCAGAGTGGTCACTCACCCAGGGATTCCTGGAGGCTGTTGGGCTCCAGggtgctctgctccaggtcTGACTGGCTCGAGATCTGAAGGAGGACAAGCCCCGGTGATGATGTGTGTCCCCCAAGGCACTTGccccactgccatggggacatgggcaggACCTGATAGGACCGTGTCACCGACAAGAAGGGAGGGTCCTGGGATCTGTGCTGCCCCGGGCTGGGGCTTTTCTCCGAGGGAGTCACTGCACCCAGCCCACCCCATCCAGGGGGCTGGGAccactcctcctcctgctgtACCCTCCTGCCCTCCATTCCGTGGCCTTACCTGAGACGTCCTAGGGGTTTCCTCATTGCTCAGTGAGTCTCGAGGGCTCTGGCCGCTGTCCTGGACAAGGAGAGGTGAAGGAAGGTGCCCTGCAACGGACAGATGGAGCCCCCctccccatccatccatccccgCGTACCTGCAGGTGTTTGCAGACCGACCTCAGGAGCTTGTACGTGGCCTCCCGCTGGCGCAGCGACACAAAGAGGAACTGCCGGGGAGCGGGAAGGGGATttctgccagagctgccccttcGGTCACAGCCCAAAGCCCAGGGGACCAGGACACTCTAAATAGCCCCAGATGAGGCTGCCCCCCAGCATTGTCCCCACTCTCACCTTCTCCCCCTTGGCCGTGCGGATGCTGACTGCGTTGGGCACCAGCAGCGCTGTGTTGGTCTTTTTGAGGACTGAGATGGAGGCGACAGGGACCACAGCCTGTGCCGGGGGGGACAGGCTGTGTCACCATGTTCCCGGCTGCCACCTGTGCCCCTGCCTGTACTGCCGGCCCCATGCTCACTCCAGCTCACCTTGATGTCcttgagcaggaggttggagTGGAAGCAGATGTGGCGAGCAGACACGTAGAGGCGGCCGTGGTAGGGCATCTCTCTTTGCCAGGCGCATGAGAAGCAACCCAGCAGCACGTCCTGCTCGACAAGCTCCCCAAAGACCCGGCGGTAGCTGCTGTCCTGCTTGCTCAGCTGCGGGAGGTCAAGGGGGAGGTTGTGCTCGGGGCCAGCTCTGGCACCGCGGGCATCCTGCAGCCCCTTGCTCCATCACCACGTCTGCCACAGAACCAGGACGAGCCCTCCCTCGGTCCCCGCCCCAAGAGAGCGTCCAGC is part of the Catharus ustulatus isolate bCatUst1 chromosome 29, bCatUst1.pri.v2, whole genome shotgun sequence genome and harbors:
- the LOC117008405 gene encoding GRAM domain-containing protein 2A-like isoform X4, yielding MRPGIDLPHNLPRLHQLSDSSLMPGKLRRSRREVLGEKQWRSLEERGSTQLEQPKLTRSRTYESSCKEAERVATGRQGPPSPSLSKQDSSYRRVFGELVEQDVLLGCFSCAWQREMPYHGRLYVSARHICFHSNLLLKDIKAVVPVASISVLKKTNTALLVPNAVSIRTAKGEKFLFVSLRQREATYKLLRSVCKHLQDSGQSPRDSLSNEETPRTSQISSQSDLEQSTLEPNSLQESLDEPNPRSRQAEDEDDEVALLVPSSSEWVPSAETRGLWGGPHTVLWAKATALWSRIKPQLSPLNIIILIYLLLMVALLLSSGYIGLRIAELEQQLAFVGAWPDLNLSQQDKT
- the LOC117008405 gene encoding GRAM domain-containing protein 2A-like isoform X5; protein product: MRPGIDLPHNLPRLHQLSDSSLMPGKLRRSRREVLGEKQWRSLEERGSTQLEQPKLTRSRTYESSCKEAERVATGRQGPPSPSLSKQDSSYRRVFGELVEQDVLLGCFSCAWQREMPYHGRLYVSARHICFHSNLLLKDIKAVVPVASISVLKKTNTALLVPNAVSIRTAKGEKFLFVSLRQREATYKLLRSVCKHLQISSQSDLEQSTLEPNSLQESLDEPNPRSRQAEDEDDEVALLVPSSSEWVPSAETRGLWGGPHTVLWAKATALWSRIKPQLSPLNIIILIYLLLMVALLLSSGYIGLRIAELEQQLAFVGAWPDLNLSQQDKT
- the LOC117008405 gene encoding uncharacterized protein LOC117008405 isoform X2 produces the protein MPGKLRRSRREVLGEKQWRSLEERGSTQLEQPKLTRSRTYESSCKEAERVATGRQGPPSPSLSKQDSSYRRVFGELVEQDVLLGCFSCAWQREMPYHGRLYVSARHICFHSNLLLKDIKAVVPVASISVLKKTNTALLVPNAVSIRTAKGEKFLFVSLRQREATYKLLRSVCKHLQDSGQSPRDSLSNEETPRTSQVRPRNGGQEGTAGGGVVPAPWMGWAGCSDSLGEKPQPGAAQIPGPSLLVGDTVLSGPAHVPMAVGQVPWGTHIITGACPPSDLEPVRPGAEHPGAQQPPGIPGSRECRIGSFWPRVPSGHLDPSLGYSSSVSWSPADEPNPRSRQAEDEDDEVALLVPSSSEWVPSAETRGLWGGPHTVLWAKATALWSRIKPQLSPLNIIILIYLLLMVALLLSSGYIGLRIAELEQQLAFVGAWPDLNLSQQDKT
- the LOC117008405 gene encoding uncharacterized protein LOC117008405 isoform X6: MDGWGGGLHLSVAGHLPSPLLVQDSGQSPRDSLSNEETPRTSQVRPRNGGQEGTAGGGVVPAPWMGWAGCSDSLGEKPQPGAAQIPGPSLLVGDTVLSGPAHVPMAVGQVPWGTHIITGACPPSDLEPVRPGAEHPGAQQPPGIPGSRECRIGSFWPRVPSGHLDPSLGYSSSVSWSPADEPNPRSRQAEDEDDEVALLVPSSSEWVPSAETRGLWGGPHTVLWAKATALWSRIKPQLSPLNIIILIYLLLMVALLLSSGYIGLRIAELEQQLAFVGAWPDLNLSQQDKT
- the LOC117008405 gene encoding GRAM domain-containing protein 2A-like isoform X3 codes for the protein MRPGIDLPHNLPRLHQLSDSSLMPGKLRRSRREVLGEKQWRSLEERGSTQLEQPKLTRSRTYESSCKEAERVATGRQGPPSPSLSKQDSSYRRVFGELVEQDVLLGCFSCAWQREMPYHGRLYVSARHICFHSNLLLKDIKAVVPVASISVLKKTNTALLVPNAVSIRTAKGEKFLFVSLRQREATYKLLRSVCKHLQDSGQSPRDSLSNEETPRTSQVLPMSPWQWGKCLGGHTSSPGLVLLQISSQSDLEQSTLEPNSLQESLDEPNPRSRQAEDEDDEVALLVPSSSEWVPSAETRGLWGGPHTVLWAKATALWSRIKPQLSPLNIIILIYLLLMVALLLSSGYIGLRIAELEQQLAFVGAWPDLNLSQQDKT
- the LOC117008405 gene encoding uncharacterized protein LOC117008405 isoform X1, which encodes MRPGIDLPHNLPRLHQLSDSSLMPGKLRRSRREVLGEKQWRSLEERGSTQLEQPKLTRSRTYESSCKEAERVATGRQGPPSPSLSKQDSSYRRVFGELVEQDVLLGCFSCAWQREMPYHGRLYVSARHICFHSNLLLKDIKAVVPVASISVLKKTNTALLVPNAVSIRTAKGEKFLFVSLRQREATYKLLRSVCKHLQDSGQSPRDSLSNEETPRTSQVRPRNGGQEGTAGGGVVPAPWMGWAGCSDSLGEKPQPGAAQIPGPSLLVGDTVLSGPAHVPMAVGQVPWGTHIITGACPPSDLEPVRPGAEHPGAQQPPGIPGSRECRIGSFWPRVPSGHLDPSLGYSSSVSWSPADEPNPRSRQAEDEDDEVALLVPSSSEWVPSAETRGLWGGPHTVLWAKATALWSRIKPQLSPLNIIILIYLLLMVALLLSSGYIGLRIAELEQQLAFVGAWPDLNLSQQDKT
- the LOC117008405 gene encoding GRAM domain-containing protein 2A-like isoform X7 codes for the protein MRPGIDLPHNLPRLHQLSDSSLMPGKLRRSRREVLGEKQWRSLEERGSTQLEQPKLTRSRTYESSCKEAERVATGRQGPPSPSLSKQDSSYRRVFGELVEQDVLLGCFSCAWQREMPYHGRLYVSARHICFHSNLLLKDIKAVVPVASISVLKKTNTALLVPNAVSIRTAKGEKFLFVSLRQREATYKLLRSVCKHLQDSGQSPRDSLSNEETPRTSQVLPMSPWQWGKCLGGHTSSPGLVLLQISSQSDLEQSTLEPNSLQESLAPGSAGSALFGPVCPQDT